A window from Anser cygnoides isolate HZ-2024a breed goose chromosome 1, Taihu_goose_T2T_genome, whole genome shotgun sequence encodes these proteins:
- the LOC125183470 gene encoding mitochondrial ribosome and complex I assembly factor AltMIEF1, protein MAAWSREAVLSLYRALLRRGRALRYTDRDFYRAAVRSEFRRQRGLQRPEDRERQLEKGQAFLRSGLGGLL, encoded by the coding sequence ATGGCAGCGTGGTCGCGGGAGGCCGTCCTCAGCCTGTACCGGGCTCTGctgcgccggggccgggcgctgcgctACACCGACCGCGACTTCTACCGGGCCGCCGTCCGCAGCGAGTTCCGCCGCCAGCGCGGGCTGCAGCGGCCGGAGGACAGGGAGCGGCAGCTGGAGAAGGGGCAGGCTTTCCTGCGgagcgggctgggggggctgctctAG